The genomic DNA ttaatttaaaattatttaattatataataaaatattattatttattcataaaactGTACACATTGTCTATGCATAATAGTGAAATTGAGTGttatattgtatatcaaaaatttaatttttcgtATTATGTTTTGAGTGTCATATTGTATTCTATAATAcgatttttaaataataaaatgataaaaaattttaattaacacgtcataaaaatttgaaattttttatatgcatttttatgatatcattattttatttaaaaaagtgaattaattcatacaatatatatatatatatatatatatatatatatatatatatatatatatataatacatctattatctcatattaatttgattcattttataatatgtattattttttatatatatcatatcataaaatatatattatgtatcataaaatattgataactatgaaAGAAACAAGCACACTCGTTTGATTCATcctataattcaatttttttttatacggATGAAACCTTATTTACAATAAACCATCTCATTAAAACTACCCCGATTCGATCAAACATATGAAGCTTCGATTCTAATAATTTAGCTATAACCactatattagtaaattaaaaattgatttattttttataacaaagaaCAACATCTAAATTAGACTGTTATATCacattaaaatcaattatattaaataaaataaagctcAAATTTAATGATGTACAGCAAAATTGCATCTTTGATGTATTAAAAAGGAGGCTTAAATTTATTCTAACTCCCCGTCCCTTTCTTTTATCACTTACCAATATGGGTAGATACgaattgaaccaaactcaaacaagattcaactcatttttggtttgttttcaATAAACCCAAGCTCAAGCTCGGGTTCGAGTTCACTGAGCTTGCTAAACATATATTCGTATTCGattcgtttcataattttagtattcaGACTTGGCTTGCACTTAAGTCAAGTTCGCTTTGAACTCATATTTTAGGCTCGTATTTCAAAGAACAAACAGTATTATTTGTTCCAAGTTAAATAgtttttcatttgaataaaCAGCTCAAGAGCTAAACTCAGCTCGTTTAACCGATATTCAAATTTAGACTCGTattcattttttacttaaaatttaggctcgtattcaaacaaaactcatttcaaatctaaacaaactcattttgaattcaatccTACTCACCAATAGCTAGGACCAAGACGCTGCGGTTCAACTTATTGCTGAAGAGGGACCCTGCTAGTAGCTGAGCGCCACGTAGTTTTCACTCTCTCCAAACAAATAAACCCTGTCTCGGAAATTGAGAAGTACTTCCGATAACTCTCTGCCCACCCCAAAGGACCacaacaataattaataaatatatgtttataaacttaataacaCATTTTTCAATGGACAAGTGTAACTCAAAAAAAACCCTTCTGTGAAATCCAGTGACATAAATACATCTTTTCCCTTGATGTTTACACAATTACGCCAGAGCTTGAGTTTGGCAGAGCTTTTACAGAGCCACCTTCTGTGCCATAAACAGATTGCGAACTGTAAAACAGCAAGGCATAACTGAGTATTACTACATAAATAAGAagagaggttttttttttttttgttccttAAAGAAAATATCCCCACCAATCCTACTGTACATAAGTTCTTACGTTCAAACTTTTGACACCTTAATGTTAGCAAACACCCTCCACCCCACTaggtaaaaaataaagaacagaaaagaaaacatagataaaagcCAACCTCTTGAACTAGAGAACAGACACTACCTTCCCACTCTACTGAAACACTTCAAATGCTAAGAAGATCTGTTGGTGGTAACTGAGGTGGTGCTGGCTGTTGATCTTTTGAGTCCTTGATTGATGCATTAGGAGACTCGAGACTGGCAGTGGCTACTTGTGGTGAGAGCTCAGTGAAAGTTGAGTTTCCCTGTTTTGTGGTTGGTGGCTTTGGAAGCTCCGTTAGAATTTGAACCACTTCTCGCATAGTTAGGCGTTCAACAGCCTGTTCTTCAACACAGAGCATTGCAACATAGAATACATGCATCACCTCATGGAGAGGAACTGAAGTAAGTCTTGGATCCAGAATTTTAAGAACTCCTTCCTTGTTAGAGTCTGTCAATTTTCGAACCCACTGAACTATGTCCACACCATCACCAAATTCCCCAACTGGTTTCCTTCCAATAATTAGTTCTAACAGGACTACACCAAAGCTATAGACATCACTCTTCTCATCCACCTTTAAAGTGTAGGCATATTCTGCATACATGTGAAATTAATCAGATTTAATAAAAGAGTAGAAATAGACCATATAaaacaagaatttaaaaaatgaatcaacTTTTTGATTCTCTCATGGTTATGTAATGTAAAACCTCACTTAATTGCCAAACAAACAATCAAACCATTGATGTACTATAAAAGATGCCTAACATTGGAATGCAAAAGTGTGAGACTGATTAAACCAGAGAATTAACATTGCCAAACCGCATATTATGTTTATGGGAATTTCTTTGTCAAACTATACCTAAACACAGAAAAGTATGGTAGGCATTAATGCAACATATCAACCAAAACAAATATTCGTCAAAGATAGGTTTGATTGGTATTCATTGATAAAATCTGTGCagagaaacaaattaattacaattaaataatcattaaGATCCAATAATACCAGGAGCAATGTATCCATAAGAACCAGCAATGGCAGACATGCATTCTGATGTGCCAGAATTTTGCAAGAACTTGGCAAGCCCAAAATCAGAAATATGAGCTTCAAGGTTGGAATCAAGAAGGATGTTGTTTGACTTCACATCACGATGAACAATTAAGGGTGAACAATCATGATGAAGATAGCAAAGTCCCTTAGCAGCTTCCACGGCAATCTTATACCTTGTATCCCAGAGCAAATGTCCCCCTTTCTTGCCATGAAGGACCTCCCCCAAGCTCCCATTAGGCATGTACTCATAAACCAGAAGGTTAGTCTCATGATTTGAACAGAATCCCAATAATCTAACAATGTTTCTATGCCTAATCCTTCCCAAAGTTTGTATCTCAGCTTTAAATCCATGATCGTGGGAAGAACCCCGGCTCATTGCAGAGAGTCTCTTCACAGCAACCTGATCACCATTAGGCATAACCCCCTTGTAAACAATGCCAGCACCTCCTTTTCCAATTATGTTATCCTCCTTCAAGCTATCGAGAACATCATCACAAGTGAAGTCCAGGTGCTGGAAGGCAGTCAATTTCCAAGCACGAGAATCACTGGCCTTCTTCAAATACCTGACCTTGATGATAGCAGCAAGTGCAAACGCAATGGAGCACACAAGCAATCCAACCACCAAAAACAATTTAACAGAAGCAGATAGTGGACCTTTAACATGAGGCTGGTGAGCACCATTGGCAACACTGCCATTACAAGGTCCCAAATAAGGACCACAAAGTCCAGGATTACCCAAAAACGAAGTATAGTTGAAGTAACTAAACTGACCAGTTCCAGGAACCAAACCAGAAAGATTGTTATACGAAAAATCAACACTAGTTAAGCTCTGCATGGTAGAGATAGAAGCTGGAATGTTACCAAAAAGGTGATTTCTTGACAAATTAAGATAATTCAAGATTCTCATACCAGTAATCTCATTAGGAATCTCCCCAGAAAGTTCATTTCTACTCAGATCAACAAAAGTCAGAAGCTTACACTGGCTAATCTCCGGCGCAATCCGACCAGAAAATTGATTGTCGCTAAAATCCATCTTCGAGAGCTGTTGTAACCTCCCAATCTCGGGCGGAATTTGACCCGAGAACTTGTTACCATCAAGTAGAAGCTTCTGAACTCCAGTAAAGTTGCCAAGAGTAGCGGGTAAAGAACCAGAAAGCTGGTTATTAGATAAACTAATTTGACCAAGATTGATCGAGATGATATCGGACTCTGGGAACTCCCCGGTTAAATGATTATCTTGCAATTCAACCTGACTAAGATTCGGTAACCCAAACAGACCTTTCGGTATAGATCCGTTTAGAAAATTCTCCCCCATTCGCAGCCGGGTCAACGAGTCACATTTCCCCAACGATTCTGGAAGAGGACCAGACAAGAAATTCCCGAGAGTGATTAAAGTTTGCAGGGAGTTACCGGAACAAATGTCAGGAGGCAACGTTCCCGTTAGCTTATTGGACGAAAGATCAAGATTCCGTAATTTACCGTTGGAGCCCAATGTTTGAGGAATGCTTCCGGTAAAGTTGTTTTCCCACAGCTGTAACACCTCAAGCTGCGGTAACCCACCGATAAACTCCGGGATTGCGCCGTGAAGTTTGTTTCTGAAAAGATTTAACAGCGTCAAGTTGTTCAACTCGGCAAATGAGTCCGGTATCTCGCCGGCGAACATGTTATTGGATAAGTCCATCGACTTCAAGCTCTTTAAAGCACCTAACTCCCTCGTTAATGGTCCTGAAAGACTATTAACTTGAAGAAACAGACTGTCCAAATTCTGCAAACGTCCTATCTCAGCTGGTATTTCACCTGACAGTCCACAGTTAGCAGCGTCAAACCGAACTAACGCCGATAAGTTTCCGATTTCTGGAGGCAAACCGCCGGTATAACCATTATAGTAACCAATGTAAAGCTCTCGTAGCTTGATTAAGTTACCGATTTCTCTCGGTATTTTTCCAACCAGCTCGTTGCCAGAAACCGCCAGATACTCGAGAAATTCCCAGCTGCCATACTCAGCGGGTATCTGACCGCCGAAATAGTTGCCTCCCAGATGCAAGTGGCGTAAGTTTCGGAGCTTCGTAACTGCAAGCGGCAAGTCACCAGTCAAGTTGTTGTTATACAAGTCAAGGACTTGTAACTTAACAAGCTGGGACAACTCATTAGGGAAGGAACCGTTAAACGCATTGTTGGAGAGGTTCAAGAAGCGGAGAGTGGAAACCGCTGAGATCTCGGGCGGTATGGGGCCGGAGAACTGGTTGGTGGCCACAGAGAGGTTCTGGAGGAAGCGGAGGTGAGCCAGGTCCGGAGAGAGAGTACCGGAGAGGTTGAGACCGGAAAGGTCTATGGAAGTCACGTGACGTCCAGTGTCGCAGGTTATGCCGCTCCATGTACAGTGGCTGGTGGTGTCGTTCCACGAAGAAAGTGAGGAGTGCGGGTCGTCGGTTATGGCGGATTTCACGGAAAGAAGAGCTTCGTATTCAGGGAGGCTACTGGCGTCAGAAATGTGAAGGAGTGAGAGGATGAGGAGAGAGAGGAGtgtcattttttttgtttatgtttactTCGTTTTTTTGCTTGTGTTGTGacttcaaatttatgtttttattttcagaatttatttttttacaaacataATTTCTGAAAATGTTTTTGTCAACTTTAtcttttacaaataataattatgtctTGAAAATTAATAACTCCGAAGAAAAAGGGATTTGGTTCTTggtatatttaaataatcttaattttgttattattatatatttatattaattttttaaaaatattttatttttaattaatataataaaaatatgattaagtaaaataatatataaatattttaaattttaattaaatataataattatttatatttattatttttttaaattttattaaatataataataataataataattttataaaaataataatttatttttaataataaaatattatccgaTGCTATCCTATCTGAAGGGATAAAAGTTAAGGTAAACAACAATAAAGGTGGAGCTAAAGAACAATTTCCCGAACTAGAATTAGAAACCTTGTCTCAATCAGCAATACCAGTCGacatcaaattaattgaaatattagaCCCACTTTAGcctttaattctaatataataataaattactatatgtatttaattatttatattatatatataattttattattaggaATTTAACATCACTTCAaatgtatctaaaataatattgagaTAAGATCAATAATTACTTATTCTTTCTAGGCCAGATGATTACCTAAGTTTAACGTAATTTTAAGGGCACGTTCTTggcaaataaaaaacaaaaacatgcaTTTATAGGTTTGAtatagttaaagataaaatcgttattttaataatattattaaaaagatatttaattaattatatatttttactaaattttaaaaatcaataactttatttttatctaaagtttttaaactttgaaaagttatattttctcctctaaaccaaaggaaaagttatattttttcctctaaaaAGAATGAGCCCATTGAAGCTCGGCTTAAATAAGTCCGAAACGAGTCAGTCTTATAAGAGCTAGGTAGAGCTCGAGTTACTcgctaaatttttcaattaaaaattttgatacaaaacgatatcgtagATGAAACTTTGACCACTGTCCTGAGTACAAACTTCATCGACGAAGATGTGTTGATTCATCTGAATCGACGAAAAGGAGCATCTTTGTTGGTGGCCGAAGTTTCGTCTAAGATTTAGAGTTGATAGCATGGTCACCGGTGGttaaaaaggagaagaagaaaaccgTACATTTAGGGAAAAAAgagaatgttacttttcaaaatttaaaaactttagacaaaaGTATAGTTGTCTTTCTATCAGTATCCTTTGATGCTCCCacgaaataataaataaaaatttaatcagttCTATAAATCATTGATGtctattataatataacattactaagtgtttttttttctcccgTGTAAGCAATATCTCTTAATTCTAAATTTCATTTCATCTGTCCctttaatcttataatttatataataaacataCTTACTGACAAAGGGTGTCTTGATTTTGTGCATTAACCCATAAAATATATCTAGTTTATAGGGAAagtcatattaaaattatggcAAAAATACTATTACCGCTCAAAGTTTAGTTGCGTTTTGAAACCCATATCTATGGGATTCAAAAAACCCAAACTTTCACATGTTGACCAattagggttaaaattttttttagagatacggataaaatcattatattactgataatattaaaaaaatataaaatttattatattctttctcctaagttttaaaaataaacatttcaccaatacctaaagttttctaattttgaaaagtaatattttttttccaaacctttgggtttttttctcctctctgaCCACCATATCCGATGTTGAAAACCTCCTCTCTCCACCCGAAACCATTGTCGACGCACGAGAAGCAACCTAGAACATATCTTTTCATCGAAAATGAAGAGACCTGATGATAAAGAGATTTAGAGATATCTTCATCATCAGATCTCTTCCTCTTCAACAAAAAGATCTATTTCAGGTTGCTTCCCGTGCATTGACCAATAGTTTAAGATGGAGAAGGGAGGTCGTCGACACCAGAGATGGTAGCCTGaggggtgaaaaaaaaatttgggggggaaaatgtgactttttaaagttagaaaactttagacagagataaaattattagtttttaaaacttaggagaaactaaatgagttttataattttttaatattattactaaaatgacgattttactcttgtctctaacagaaaattttaacaataattatgttataagtgagactttaaatttttcaaacttcatagaTGTTACTTCGAGAACATAACTAAACTTGGATAGAAATTAGTCCTTTCCCTAATATTATCTAGAAACTAAGCATTGGCTGGATCCCtattggaaaaagaaaacgaAAATATCCTTTTTAAATGGTCTTTTTCTTTGCTCCTTTGGTACAGTTGTAAATTCTAATAATCCAGTTATGAGCTTTGAAAACTAAAACAGAAACAGGAGATATGTGGGTTTGGGTTGGTAGGAAATGTACTATTGAGAAGAAGATCTACCACTCTATCAAATACCAAAGTGTGGTATTTTCCTTTACTTTTTCACCAAACCAAAGTAAAAGGCGAATTGGAAGCAAGAACAAATGAGATTTTCCTAAATCTTTATATTGAGGAAATGGATATAAGCCTTGGATTTACAGGGTTGGATGGTCtaacataataataaagttCACAAGTGTTATTGCTAAAACTTATGATAAATTTCAGCTCAATAATCACTTGGATCAACTTAAACTTAATAAGAACTTTAACAATTTCAATGATTTGAGAACTAAAGTAATAACTAGAGCAAGATGGAATTCAGAGAGTGGAACAATCACAACATCAGATGAATAAAGGCAAAAGACCTTACGAGTAAATTTCTCTGCATGTGTTTGTATTTGTGTAACTCTAAGCAAATCTTTTAGGGTAGTACTTTTAAAGACAACCTTATGTTACTTATTCATCAAGTATGAAAAGCTTCAAAAACATTCAAATTCTtctattttcaagtttaaaatttatttatttaaagagaAATTCTTAACCCATTATgctaaatttagagaaaaagaattacaaaattatacatagaaAAGTTATACGTCATATCTACAAAGACTTTGTGACATTCTTTATCTATAATGTTCTGAATAGATAAAAACActtaaaataatagaattataaTGAAGAGATCAATTCATGTCAATTGATCATAAAGACATTATAATTACATAAAGtggttgtaataccctcagatacgtttcaggggcatttacgtcttttaaccttgtttagagaatatatatatattcacatgtatgtgtgtgtttatatatatatatatataaagaaatacattaaaaaaaaaagaaagaaaagaaaaagagataaagatcatataagagagaaaagtcaaaaacaaaaaggcaaTTCTACTTCTTCTCTGCCCTTCCAGAAAAAAACAGCCccttcatgcttgttttcttcattttttagaaggaaagtggatgattagaagagtttgaaagaagagtaaggaaagaaaagaagaagaaacacttttggagcttggtaaccaaaagatctatttctttttcccttttcctatgtttatatatatattgaatgcatgttatatgaatatgttagtatgttttggtgatgatttaaggtgattttggtgataaaggaaacaaaacaaggaggagtgagccaacttgcaaaaattgacttgaaacaaggtaagaggtaTCATCCTtaatatgttacatgttttaggcttttggttccttagatctatgttataaatgatgattttgaagttgagaaatgttgttttaccatttggggtgtctatatgtgtgattttgttgatggcagagagttggataatatttacagttttaccactgcgttcgtctcatgttttgactgtcttatcttatgaatcatgggttctattatagcttgttggaaagctctttgaatcctcttttcaatgatatatagtttgtatgaattagagatcatttggactattaaatattgtatgaatcAAAAGGAcggttttaccaaataaa from Mangifera indica cultivar Alphonso chromosome 16, CATAS_Mindica_2.1, whole genome shotgun sequence includes the following:
- the LOC123199680 gene encoding leucine-rich repeat receptor-like serine/threonine-protein kinase BAM1, with product MTLLSLLILSLLHISDASSLPEYEALLSVKSAITDDPHSSLSSWNDTTSHCTWSGITCDTGRHVTSIDLSGLNLSGTLSPDLAHLRFLQNLSVATNQFSGPIPPEISAVSTLRFLNLSNNAFNGSFPNELSQLVKLQVLDLYNNNLTGDLPLAVTKLRNLRHLHLGGNYFGGQIPAEYGSWEFLEYLAVSGNELVGKIPREIGNLIKLRELYIGYYNGYTGGLPPEIGNLSALVRFDAANCGLSGEIPAEIGRLQNLDSLFLQVNSLSGPLTRELGALKSLKSMDLSNNMFAGEIPDSFAELNNLTLLNLFRNKLHGAIPEFIGGLPQLEVLQLWENNFTGSIPQTLGSNGKLRNLDLSSNKLTGTLPPDICSGNSLQTLITLGNFLSGPLPESLGKCDSLTRLRMGENFLNGSIPKGLFGLPNLSQVELQDNHLTGEFPESDIISINLGQISLSNNQLSGSLPATLGNFTGVQKLLLDGNKFSGQIPPEIGRLQQLSKMDFSDNQFSGRIAPEISQCKLLTFVDLSRNELSGEIPNEITGMRILNYLNLSRNHLFGNIPASISTMQSLTSVDFSYNNLSGLVPGTGQFSYFNYTSFLGNPGLCGPYLGPCNGSVANGAHQPHVKGPLSASVKLFLVVGLLVCSIAFALAAIIKVRYLKKASDSRAWKLTAFQHLDFTCDDVLDSLKEDNIIGKGGAGIVYKGVMPNGDQVAVKRLSAMSRGSSHDHGFKAEIQTLGRIRHRNIVRLLGFCSNHETNLLVYEYMPNGSLGEVLHGKKGGHLLWDTRYKIAVEAAKGLCYLHHDCSPLIVHRDVKSNNILLDSNLEAHISDFGLAKFLQNSGTSECMSAIAGSYGYIAPEYAYTLKVDEKSDVYSFGVVLLELIIGRKPVGEFGDGVDIVQWVRKLTDSNKEGVLKILDPRLTSVPLHEVMHVFYVAMLCVEEQAVERLTMREVVQILTELPKPPTTKQGNSTFTELSPQVATASLESPNASIKDSKDQQPAPPQLPPTDLLSI